The stretch of DNA ggttattccataatggtcaaccaacatggcgtccgtaaaatttacgaaggggcgTTTTCAACGTCACCACCATtcgaaactcttggtttaatagctttcttgtgagcagcaatcctctatcaaggaaatcatgataggaaactcaagcccgggaatatcgtatcaattgggatatatatactccgtatgcaggcgctgctggaatgttgctacatagaaatggaaagttcacaaatgggaagctgaaatcatatcttttgtcgtaaagttttgttgtCAACCGACCAtcagtgtcaatttctagatgcaagtcaagatattaGGCAAACTTAAGTATATCAGTAGCAtcatttatctctagttcgatgggatagattcgttcaacatagtcaccaaattttgtattatttagtgagaaaaAGCGAGACCAactgaaataactttttttttgtatctgcCATTCTAAAGAGAAACGATTTTCTTTTTGCAATCTGCTTGTTCTTATTCATTAGATGAATATCCAACATTTTCTTATCATTGTATCAGTCTTTACCAATCACCAATTATACAAGTATCTAAATAGTGTAACAGCCACGCTACTGTTACCAGTGTAAACTTTTCCTGTTCAAACGAATGGACTAGTGTTTTATtcaatcctcaatgctcttcaactttttaattgtttggctttataaatattttgatatgagcgtaactgatgagtcttatgtagacgaaacgcgcgtctggcgtactaaattataatcctggtaccttgaataactattaacaccactgggtcgatgccactgctggtggacgtttcgtccccgagcgTTTCACCACCCCAGTAGttaacatttcggtgttgacatgaatatcaataatgtggtcacatttataaatttcctgtttacaaaactttgaatttttcgaaaaactaaggattttcttattccaggcatagattaccttagccgtattaagcacaacgttttggaattttggatcctcaatgctcttcaactttttaattgtttggctttataaatattttgatatgagcgtcactgatgagtcttatgaagacgaaacgcgcgtctggcgtactaaattataatactggtaccattgataactacCTTTCCTTTCTGTAGGTACGATACAACAACATGCAGTATCTGGGAGGTCATTTTCTTCAGTTAAAGTGGACTTACAATCGTTAACCAACGTATGTGCTGGAGTCGATATGAGAGTGAAAGCGCACGGTAAGAAGATCTTTACCATATAAacaaagaagacgtggtatgattggcaatgaaacaactctccacaagagaccaaaatgacacagaatttaacaactatagttcaccgtataGTTTGTAAAGACAATGAATCCATTTAGCCTGTATCTTGCGTGTGTCTGGCATGTCAATCATTATCGCATCATACTCACATTGGGTATAGAGTTAATAATCATTCATTCAGTCACACGATCAGTCATAAAATTCAACTCATCAGActtccaaaacaaataaaacatgtatactCAACCAACATTTATACTTCCGGTATACAGTCGTCTAATTATCACAATTGTCACTAGTATTTACGATTGTCGAAATGTACATCAGTCCCACACCCTATTTTGTATCTCATTCAGTCTTGGTGGTGCACTTGTAATTCTTGTGTACATATATTTCatcatttattatacaaaagaatATTCATACACGCTTTATTTGGGACTATTAAAAGGGGGTGGGGCAGTTGTACTCCTACACAGGGTAGAGTCTTTAAGACGCGAAGAAAATTTATCTTGGACTTTTGAAGGAGGGTGAGACATATAATCTCCTGTATAACGTCgataacatatttttaaattgaactaaagagTACACTTGAAAAGACAGTTTACGGATGTATCACTTAAGTAATAGTCATAATCATTTCCCATTGCTTTGTCATATGCGTCAATACAGACGACTACTTGTGGAAAAGATAAGTACTCCTGCTACCACTTTCTATCGCATAGTATATTACCATTTCAAGACCCAAGAAACAATGGATCTACCAAACAATCAGAACgagtgggaattttttaattaaaggtAAAAACATTTCGGAATTTTTAGAatcgaaataaaaacaaaagattcATAAAAAGGAAGAATTGTTCGTAGAGAGTATATTCAGCTTGGTGTTGCCGAAGAACGAAATTAGCATTTTGTTTGAAGATCTGTCAACAAATTGTTTCTGTCATTATTAGTAAATGTTAAAGCtggttctcgtttgaattgttttactttttcatttcggggtcttttatagctgactgtgcggtgtgggctttgctcattgttgaaggcattacggttacctatagttgttattttctgtgtcttttggtatcttgtggagttgtctcaatggcaatcataccacatcttcttttatttgtatatgtgGTTTCATGTAAAAAATACTAAATTTAGACTTTAAGTAAAATATTATGGCTAAATGTAGGTCACAAAATTGGCCCTTTGCATAATACCATATCAATGTGAACCATTCCTATATTGTATGATAAGATTTAATTTCCAAGAAATTTGTAAATTGTCTGAATCGAAATCGAGTTTTTGTTTGTTCAACTTACTATGATACCTGGCCAATCAAAAAGTATAAAACAATAGATTAAATAGGTAGTTTATTAATCATGACAAATAAGGATATTATACTGCTATATCTTGACTGCAGTTACTAACAACAACTAAGGGAGTattaatacacaaaacacaacatagacaactaaagacttCAGCAACACGAACCATAACTAACTTTTGAATTAAGTCGGAAAAGATAAGCAGCTAGCCGTTTACCTGTTGGGTGATaacagtattttgagtaaaacaaTTTCCCCAAAAATGTTTTCAAAGAAAGTTACTTATACCAtctcttatgtttttttttcaaggttgTATTGCCATAATAGCTTGGATGATACTAGCGAATCTCGGTTATTTCATTGCCAGATATTATAAACCTTTGTGGTCAAGCAAGAAAGTCTTTGGCAGTGATATATGGTTTCTGGTAAACAATATTTAAGATACTTAGATAAGTAGATGTAAAAAGATATCGGTTTAGAATAACACATATATACTCACATATATACCAATGCctttaatatttgttaaaacGTAATTTTATTATCCTTATGTGGTATTATTAATAATGAAGATTGATCCAAAATTATCAAAGAAGCATATACttatgaagtatatatatatatcagttgaTACATGTATGAAACTCCAAAACTCGCTCTTCCCATCGAACAAtcacttgaatgaattaagaTTCATAACTGTGACCTTTCCATTTCTATTTAGTATCATTCCAGCAGCgactgcatatggagtatatatctctcaGTTAATACGATATTCGAGAGCTTTCAATGATcacattttgatttttcatattgttttgGTCTCGATCATACCTGGTGAAAGTTAATAATATACGAGAACAAATTCGGTAATATACGgggtttttttctaattaaaatgatgcatttatatattaaaattgtcaatgttaatgtatttgaaaatatgtaaatagtgTCTGTAAGATATAAAGTGACATTGTCAAGTATTTTACACAGATCCACAGAGTACTGATGGTTTCAGCAGCTGTTTTAACTATAATATCGTTCGGTGTCATTATTCAAGGAAAGTTCACGGTAAGTTTCAATTCTATCACTGATAAACTTCATGTCAACAACAACTTTGCTCTATTCTTAGATAAATACAATAACTGTAATAGCTTACAATGCTCAATTTTGGAAGTCTATAAATTAACCTGTATTTGTTTACATCTTTGTCCTCTGATCTTTAGGAATAATTTTCTCACTTGAAAttataccacgtcttcttatttaaTACATATTCAAGTGTATTAccatttttcaaattcaaaatgcaACAGCAACttgtttataaattaaattatGGATGTTCAGAAACTAGCAATGTGAAGATTATTACAGcacgtataaaaaaaaaacccacttccATGGTCATTGTGATggaatataaaaacaagatttttcatctgataaaaacactttttaaacatttcaatacGAATATAATAAATAACgagaatggggaatgtgttcatAAGACAACAACCCCACAAAAGAGCAGACTTCCTCTTAAGTATATATTTTATTGTGATAATATACAAGTTTGTActacattttgtacttttaacAGTACACATCAACATAAGTACGGAAATAATTTTTTATGTAGAACCAAATTTTACTTTTCAGGTAGGCAGCAACAACTTTGAGCGATCTCATCCATATATAGGgattatagtgttttgttttgtcattatAAATGTAAGTATTGCTCATTTTATGAGTGTACGATATACGTTCCAAAGTAAAATTGTGTTTGAGCAAAGATcattctaacaaatattttaaaaggtaCAACTTTCTATTAAATAATGATTGTATTGAATGTGATGGTAAAATTGAACATTTCAGTAAGAGATAAGAAATAAAAACGAATAAATTTCAAGCGATACTTGTGGACTGTTTAGTCATATTACCGAAATCGAAGAAAATTATCTGGTTAGTTTAGTTGCTGGCAAAAGGAGACGACCTGTTTTTTAGGCAGAGTTCAGTCTCAATTGCTTGCATCCTGTATCCAATAtgaatttcaatttctttttagCCAATACTAGGTATTTTAAGACCTGATAAACAAAGTAAATACAGACCTGTGTTTTATTGGGTTCATTATTGCATTGGAGCTGGTGTACTAATATTAGGCTGTGagtattttaaaaacttttcctAATACGGAATTATTGAAAGATACATGTACAAGTCCACACGTCTTCATTTCATTTGTACGTATTTTAATTATTAACAATCACtaggtcgatgtctctgctggggGAGATTTCCACCGTGTTATTACTAACTTAGTAGTCAACGCTTCTGTAAGTGTTGACATAATCTTTAATTGATAAAGTCatacataattattattaaactgtttacaaaactaattTTTCTAAATACTATTGAGGTTTTATACAAGGAATATATTAGCTTAGctaaatttgacaaaacattTCGAACGATTTATAAAAAACATTGTGTGTTAGTCCTAGGAGATATTTCTTACTCTTATTAACAGACACTGAAAGGCATTTCTTGATATTGATAACCAGTTTGTAAATAAGCTACACTGCGCATGAGTGTTTTTATTGACGCTAAAGCAGGATGTTAATATACATCCGATTTTTTCTCGATGATTattttattaacataaaaaatatactaGTAACTGTTTGCTGATATGTTTATTTCTCTTTTTGTGAGTTATGAATACACTTAATTCGTTTCagtaataaacatatttattggAATACGACTAGAAGAAACTGATACTTCAAACCAAGCATATTATGTATTTCTTGGATACGAATCCTTCCAGATTGCCATGATAGTAGTTCTTGAAGTACTTAAATTTTTAGAAGGAAAGCAAGCAAAGCCTGTCGAATGTAAGTTCATGTTTTAAATCTCTTGTTTATGACATTCGAGTACTATAATCATAGTTATAATACCTTACTTATAAAGATGGGTAACTAGTTTAGCTCTctccatcttcgctagccaagggttacgatccactctcgTTCTtttcacccttggcagattaagcaaacatttgtgaaaacaatgttgcgccatctatcggaagattaaagtcacgcccattccgaatacattattcttgaccaatggtagcacttgaactcttcaatttggaggtaaaaacacggtagcgtctaCACACTTGataaagccggaaacgaaaatatacgtcaacattcatgcatttgtgcatgaaacatacacaggaacttctattaattgattaaaaacattcaagttgtcactaaatatagtcgtatgtttaaagaatttaaagacttgttgcacaataaacaagtggcaattgtttacaaacactttctacatttacacgtgatcatgttataggcgctttttgattggatgcagcgagttccgactgcaaccaataaaaatccttaccttgtgtctccgaaattttatctcaatccacCAAAGGTGAAGAGAACAAGAGTGGATCGTAAcctttggctagcgaagatgagcTTTCTCCGTCTGTGcgaaatacatttattttcagtatatacagtcaaagtattttctaaatatttaccAGGTTATGCCGAACAAAATAACACATTTTAAGTCTTTTATTCCCATGTTTTAAGGGATATCGATATTCTTGTTTTACCTCCGTCAGTCTGAGCGATCGTCTGTTTGTCAGAAACACGTTGCTGTGGCATCTTCCTTAGCAACTGCAAGCTGTAAGTTTCTAATAATTGAAACCAAGTTTCAGGTCTATGGTTATTTGATACGTTGTGACACTTATACTCCATCAAAGTTCTAATTCATGCTTGCTGAAAACATCGAGATATCGTTAAAATATCAGTATTTTGAATTTTCATGGATCGTTAAGCCTGTTAATGTATAAAGGAATATGGTGTTCGTATGCCCGTTATGATATGCATcgaatttttttctttaatttttcctgaacacaaaatcaaaatgaaaaggTGAATGAAAGTGTTATAATGCACAGCTGAAATAAGAACAAACGAACAAACGAACCAAATGAGTGACCATCTTCTTTTCTCTGATGcatcatatctaaaattttcgATGATGTCCATcaacatttaaatatatgttgATGAAATTGTCATTTAATTAGTCTGTGTTTTGCTCACTACGTTTTATTGTTGGTATGTATAAACATTAAATACCTGTCGCGTGGGACTTTGGAatcaaatattaagatttttctgttttctttagcGGACAGGGAAATGACAGCAGTAGATAGCGATGGTATtgcaaaaaaagaagaaacaagaAAGGAAAAAGAAAATCAACCTTATGTAAATAATACCACGAGAGCAATGCTGAAAATATCTTAGTTTAGACTGAACGTATAAGTcagaaatgaataaagaaaaaaagaaaaacgctTATTAGTTCTCACAgtcttttattaataattttgtcAATAGCTGTTTCATTATcagacaataaataaaattaaagccGGAAATAATGTAACAGTTATGAATGAAATAAATGTTTGACTTGATTCAACTGCTATAGTTCGTATGTGTAATGCATTCCAAAAAAGGCAGCGATTTCAAAAAGACATGCAAAACTCACAAGACGAAGAACGTGAAATTACGCcattgcaacaacaaaaaaacaacatgaaaaacCAACGAAAAGAGAAACAAGCTCACGAAACACTACTGAAATCTAGAGACTGAGCAACAATAACTTACCCATGTCATGTCAGTCATGCAtaaggcgggggggggggggggggggggggtggtaaaTAACATTTACAGCATATTTAACTGTACTAGTATTTCTTACTAAGCTTTATTAATATGACAGAGAACAACTTCGTATATTCAAGTTGAAAATTGATCGCAATACTAACTTAAAGCATTTAACATGATTTTTACGtccatttttattatgttttttgttgttgaaaataatCTAATGCAACTATgactttaaaaaatatctacatgcACGTATTTTACTTCCAAACCACGTTGCGAATAACAATCTTTTTATTGTTCATTCGATGTTCGTACTCGTCATTATTGTCATCATAATTCAATTATATAAGGGGTGAAAGATGGTGAAACGGGTTTTTGTTTGAGAAAATTAATAGTATTATTGTGATATTTGATTACGTTAAATCACTGTAAaaagtataataataaatatatttaaagcaaAAAGCAGAACATATACAAAGTTAACGAAACAAAACTTGATTTTTGTTGATCTATTTCAGGCATGGACGGTCAAGCTGATCCTTCTTTGTGTACATGTCATTGTGACGGTGATCTTGCCATTAGCTGTTGTCGGGATTGTAGCAACAGGAACATCAACTCATCAACATTAATTCTATTGTATCTAAGAGCATTCAAATCAGAAGCAAAACACCTGCATTGGTTAAAATATTCATCTTGCATTTAATATCATAACTGTTTATAATtctggggtggtgttctcgaagctatcttaggattaggatgtttcctaagaccatcttatgacaagtctttgtcctaagtcgtgttctcgaagctctcttaacttaggatatatcacatttttcgtcctaactttaggacacctaattaggtgtcttaAGATCATCATATCTTTATCCTAACTTTTTGCAtgcttttttctcaattttttacgtgaagatgaacatgaaatgaaacgcaccagcggttattaactcgtatacagaaattgtgcatgattttaaactttgaacttcgtgttttacgatacgatgacactacgaattcattattctcatttcaaaacaaattgttttccagtttaaatcacGATCCTTTTTtgatatcattttataattgcatttgaaatcatgcattttatcaaatacatgttattacaaaatattgcaaaCAATTTTATCATATGGTTTCGTCTTtactaaatgttttatcaaacaattaCTTTAACTATTTAGAATTTCGCACATaggatatgtttaggacgtcTTAACATAAGATGtgtctgagatagcttcgagacacaacttaagagtgtcctaagtCCATCTTAAAATTGAtcttatctatgacttaggacgaatcttaggatactttcAAGAACACCACCCCTGAACCAAAAAAGGCAATGAAATTGAAGGATTTGACGAAaatctttttttcattattcaCACTGTTTAAATTCGGAATAAGTATATATACCTATACTGTGGAGTTTAACATTCCGAATAAGTAACAGAAATTTGAAGTAAAAGAAGATCAATACTAGTCTATATAAAAaccatgttttattatttttagaaatatttgtattgcCAGTAAACAAAGGCAGTAAGGGTTAAATCTGTCTGTGATATCACTTTGTAtacgttaataaaaaaatgttgtatatatttatataaaaaaatatattttaaaatctataatcaactttttattttattatttaatagcCATAACGTATTTTACCCAAATTACCATATATTCGAAGTGTTTTATAGATTTTATCTGGTGTTCAGTAGATGTGATACGATTGCTTATGAGACAAGCTCGCAACCTATTCGACCACAGACCGAAAGAACGTAAAAGTTATCAATTATTATTTCTTTAGTATAGGTTATCTTACGACCTTCGATAATGGGCAAAAtgcaaaaatgattttatatttaactCTTGCTCCAACTTGTCATCGATAACTATATATCGAAGACATCGGTTACTAGAACAACAGACTCAATACTGTAATAAATTTCTCTAAAATGACCGCAAAACCTATAAAGCGAATGAGGAACACGCATTAGAAACACGTCAtataattaagaagatgtggtatgagtgccaatgagataactctccctCCAAGTCATGATGTATAAATCGTTAAACAATCATAtgttaatgtacggccttcaacacggagcctttgttcACACAGAATATATGTATACAGGCAGAAGACAAAACTATGTCGTTCTAaataggttaatgtacggccttcaacacggagcctttgttcACACAGAATATATGTATACAGGCAAAAGACAAAACTATGTCGTTCTGaataggttaatgtacggccttcaacacggagcctttgttcACACAGAATATATGTATATGGGCAGAAGATAAAACTATGTCGTTCTGAATAGGttaatgtacgaccttcaacacggagcctttgttcACACAGAATATATGTATACGGGCAGAAGATAAAACCATGTTCTGAATAGGTTAATGTACGGTCTCTAACACTGAGCCTTTGTTCACACAGAATATATGTATACGGGCAGAAGATAAAACTATGTCATTCTGaataggttaatgtacggccttcaacacggagcctttagTTTGTTCATACAGAATATATGTTTACGGGCAGAAGATAAAACTATGTCGTTCTGAATAGGTTAATGTACGGCtctcaacacggagcctttgctcataagaaatatatgtatacggGCAGAAGATAAAACCATGTCGTTCTGAATAGGtgaatgtacggccttcaacacggagcctttgttcGCACAGAATATATGTTCACGGGCAGAAGACAAAACTATGTCGTTCTGaataggttaatgtacggccttcaacacggagcctttggtCACACAGAATATATGTATACGGGCAGAAGATAAAACCATGTCGTTCTGaataggttaatgtacggccttcaacacggagcctttgttcACACAGAATATATGTATACGGGCAGAAGATAAAACTATGTCGTTCTGAATAGGTTAATGTACGGCtctcaacacggagcctttgttcataagaaatatatgtatacggGCAGAAGATAAAACTATGTCATTCTGaataggttaatgtacggccttcaacacggagcctttagTTTGTTCATACAGAATATATGTTTACGGGCAGAAGACAAAACTATGTCGTTCTGAATAGGTTAATGTACGGCtctcaacacggagcctttgttcataagaaatatatgtatacggGCAGAAGATAAAACCATGTCGTTCTGaataggttaatgtacggccttcaacacggagcctttgttcACACAGAATATATGTATACGGGCAGAAGATAAAACTATGTCGTTCTGaataggttaatgtacggcctCTAACACGGAGCCTTTGTTTACACAGAATATATGTATATGGGCAGAAGATAAAACTATGTCGTTCTGAATAGGttaatgtacgaccttcaacacggagcctttgttcACACAGAATATATGTATACAGGCAGAAGATAAAACTATGTCATTCTGAATAGGTTAATGTACGGCtctcaacacggagcctttgttcATACGAAATATATGTATACGGGCAGAAAATAAAACCATGTCGTTCTGAATAGGTGAATGTACGGccatcaacacggagcctttgttcACACAGAATATATGTATACGGGCAGAAAATAAAACTATGTCGTCCTGaataggttaatgtacggccatcaacacggagcctttgttcACACAGAATATATGTATACGGGCAGAAAATAAAACCATGTCGTTCTGAATAGGTGAATGTACGGccatcaacacggagcctttgttcACACAGAATATATGTATACGGGCAGAAAATAAAACCATGTCGTTCTGAATAGGTGAATGTACGGccatcaacacggagcctttgttcACACAGAATATATGTATACGGGCAGAAAATAAAACTATGTCGTTCTGaataggttaatgtacggccttcaacacggagcctttgttcacacagaatatatatatacggGCAGAAGATAAAACTATGTCGTTCTGaataggttaatgtacggccttcaacacggagcctttgttcacacagaatatatatatacggGCAGAAAATAAAACTATGTCGTTCTGAATAGGTTAATGTatagccttcaacacggatcctttgTTCACACAGAATATATGTATACGGGCAGAAGATAAAACCATGTTTTTCTGAATAGGttaatgtacgaccttcaacacggagcctttgttTACACAGAATATATGTATACGGGCAGAAGATAAAACCATGTCGTTCTGAATAGGttaatgtacgaccttcaacacggagcctttgttcACACAGAATATATGTATACGGGCAGAAAATAAAACCATGTTGTTCTGAATAGGttaatgtacgaccttcaacacggagcctttgttcACACAGAATAAATGTATACGGGCAGAAGATAAAACTATGTCGTTCTGAATAGACATTAAGGAAAAATATAGATTTGAAATTTACATTCTTTTGCATGTTTGCAATCTCAAACATGTAACTATATAGGGCGAACAACCACTTTTAAAATACAAACTGAACCAGGATTACTAAGACCCCAAACGTATATATAAATCGGAATTAAAACAAACTTCACCTAAAAATTGTCATAATATATACGTATTATCG from Mytilus galloprovincialis chromosome 2, xbMytGall1.hap1.1, whole genome shotgun sequence encodes:
- the LOC143065075 gene encoding ferric-chelate reductase 1-like isoform X2, whose translation is MNVFLLWLCFLIDTHALFTPDSDCGETKGCYSNCGDEGTTFLISWTSDSTAVNFKIQVELASNADQYVAIGLSNSQSMGDTSVTSCLMTNGAATFTAQNSYNTGRSNSPVTNPTDGLSGETGSYIGNVFTCSFARTLTNTNAQVFDLNSDYYILYARGTVSGGTIQQHAVSGRSFSSVKVDLQSLTNVCAGVDMRVKAHGCIAIIAWMILANLGYFIARYYKPLWSSKKVFGSDIWFLIHRVLMVSAAVLTIISFGVIIQGKFTVGSNNFERSHPYIGIIVFCFVIINPILGILRPDKQSKYRPVFYWVHYCIGAGVLILGLINIFIGIRLEETDTSNQAYYVFLGYESFQIAMIVVLEVLKFLEGKQAKPVESDREMTAVDSDGIAKKEETRKEKENQPYAWTVKLILLCVHVIVTVILPLAVVGIVATGTSTHQH
- the LOC143065075 gene encoding ferric-chelate reductase 1-like isoform X1, with translation MLYEAERYTMNVFLLWLCFLIDTHALFTPDSDCGETKGCYSNCGDEGTTFLISWTSDSTAVNFKIQVELASNADQYVAIGLSNSQSMGDTSVTSCLMTNGAATFTAQNSYNTGRSNSPVTNPTDGLSGETGSYIGNVFTCSFARTLTNTNAQVFDLNSDYYILYARGTVSGGTIQQHAVSGRSFSSVKVDLQSLTNVCAGVDMRVKAHGCIAIIAWMILANLGYFIARYYKPLWSSKKVFGSDIWFLIHRVLMVSAAVLTIISFGVIIQGKFTVGSNNFERSHPYIGIIVFCFVIINPILGILRPDKQSKYRPVFYWVHYCIGAGVLILGLINIFIGIRLEETDTSNQAYYVFLGYESFQIAMIVVLEVLKFLEGKQAKPVESDREMTAVDSDGIAKKEETRKEKENQPYAWTVKLILLCVHVIVTVILPLAVVGIVATGTSTHQH